atctaaatgtgttaaaacatacggtaatgaaatatcaatacctaactgaacacacaaatatcgataaaacactccgattacactgtcccctccctatatcgtcgaatggaaagaagttccaacggttagctactcgcaggcgtgtagaggtctcgaaaacaccagtgtaacgtgaccgtgagatccgtaacaaaccatgcgtaattagaccttacttatactggtttcttagcccttttctcgcctgctaagtaagtgattttaaaattatataaaataacgccatctggtgttgagtagttgtattaggtgaacgttgagcgagcttttgtgagatgaatgagataatgaaagagtcgtatgtcatatagctttgacattataatttaaaccgtcactcatgtagcctacagttgatattcgttcgagaaatgtccaccggtaataactttttggtatggaaagttgctacgaatcagagcaattttgtaagtgtgtgacgtattttaacgtggctatgaatgtgtgagtttagcgacactggttttcatactaaataggagtcatttcacatccactagtttattaattcgtggaccagaacaccgatgatttttgtaacttgatttagacgttgctatcattttcaatttatacaaacaaattgatgtcacaataaacatgaccctatgtgtcagtgtcaacactgtcaaataaaaatgcactaaacatgacggcactgcaaatcctgccaggtcggccaggcaacgtcgccaacgtcatagagtggcaacgccgcacgcaacgtatttgtacacgacatttgtgacacacacatacgtaaaattgatgaaaaaattacgttgatttatgtatgatttctgtatgaaacaaagtttttctattaatttagcgcaaacgaatattcgaaagtagataaatgagcaaatatttctgtagtaatagtgtgtagtgccttaattaaagcagattgaattttgtatgaaaatcgaaccaccttaaaagcTATGCTTTGTTATCTCTACCAACCTTAAATTCCTATAAACCAGCTCCGCCTTGGTCTCTCCAAACAGCTGTTCAGCAGCGTACAAGAAGATCTGGTCAGCGTAGCCCCCCGAACCGGTGCCGATGTGTCCGCGGAGCCCCGGGCCGGGGGGCGGCTCCCCCCACGGCCAGTCGAGGGGCGAGAGGGGCGCGTCGCCCAGCTCGGTGGAGCCCAACATCTGTTCCAACTCGACTgttgaatatttaatattttaattaaggaaTAACGAGGATTTTCAAGTCTTGCAAACCGATTTGTCAGTAAAAAATGGCAGCGAATAATGTAGGCGAGGCTTGATTGCCCATATTGGcccgatggttgactggtaaagaatgccattaggcattaagtccactatttgtacattatttttatgttttgtgaaataaagtttaaatgaaTAGAATAAATATTGGCATATTAATTTTAGCAAGGTCACTGATGTTGTAAAACGCGTAGTCAGTTTGAAGTGGgaaaaacgcaatatttcacccacaaaatcgcaatttccttgttttccacggcttctaactCATCTAAGCGATAGcgagcgacgttacatgctgacgtcacgatgtaatgtaattttgtatgaagcgtttagtcagtaaagtgcgggtgccagacattgaccatcatttgtgacttttgtattgctttaagacagtggatcccatatagacatttaatcctcaaaacaaacctgatcgactgataccattcataaaaaatcgaatggtaccattatttttttcctgtttggaagttaattttttttttaacttttgatgtatttatatattaaacccataattttttaaagtttccaatttattgcgataaattgctcattttctatctatttaactagatctagttataaaattcaacatgtggaaaataccctattgtaagaCCATAACTAAAACATGTCACTTACTAGCTGTAATAACACAGTCGACGTCGTGGCAGTTGATGAGGTCGCTATAGAAGTCCTCCCTCGACGCCTCCAGCTTCTTGTCGTAGCAGGGCATCACCGTGACGTGGTACACCTCGCCGGGGCTCACCTCGCGCCGTGAAGCGAGCAGCTGCTTCACGAGCGAGCCCATCGTCTGTTGAGGGGACTTGGTGGTTGAGATGTGGGGGAGGATGAAGGAGCCGTGGGTCTTTTCGGCGTAGCATACCCAGCCTGTGGgagaaataagtttttggctaaAATTTCAGttatggtacaagcttttatcgctgactatactttttttccacaggcaactaatactcatcgagacagttctaaaaaccccaaacacaattaggtttcgttgttttatcacagagttcctatggccacctcctatcttcatcatcagatcagctcgatggtaccataatattgcattgtcacgcgacttacatatgtgtgcaaattttcagctttatcggAAACACCGGGAAGtgtgtcaaatttaacttgcaagatttgacccttacaaacaagttacatacatattacatacatacttacataggtacattgcaagttaataaaaaacttgtaaaaagtaGGTGTTTATAACTTGATTTGGTTAACTGTAGTTTTATTTCTGTACAAGTGTCAGTTTCTTAGACCTACGTGGGCAAGTGCTGCTGGTTCTGGTACCGCTGGAGGAACTCCTGCTGCGCTTCCAGCAGCACCAGGTCCTCGGCTACCGTCATGTATAAGACTAAATCTGCACCTAACTTCTTGAAGTAACCTTGGAAGTGATGGCCTTACCTGGGCAAGAGCTGGCCAGCATGGGAAGATGGCGCGCCGTGGGCTCGTGCTGCTGGTTTTGGTACCACTGGAGGAACTCCTGCTGCGCTTCCAGCAGCAACAGGTCCTCGGCTACCGTCATGTATAAGACTAAATCTGCACCTAACTTCTTGAAGTAACCTTGGAAGTGATGGCCTTACCTG
This genomic stretch from Cydia strobilella chromosome 6, ilCydStro3.1, whole genome shotgun sequence harbors:
- the LOC134742232 gene encoding probable cytosolic Fe-S cluster assembly factor GI11683 isoform X1, encoding MTVAEDLLLLEAQQEFLQWYQNQQHEPTARHLPMLASSCPGWVCYAEKTHGSFILPHISTTKSPQQTMGSLVKQLLASRREVSPGEVYHVTVMPCYDKKLEASREDFYSDLINCHDVDCVITAIELEQMLGSTELGDAPLSPLDWPWGEPPPGPGLRGHIGTGSGGYADQIFLYAAEQLFGETKAELVYRNLRNPDFREVTLEKDGVEVLRFAIANGFRNIQNLVQKMKRGKSQYHYVEVMACPSGCLNGGAQVRAVDGARGRELVAGLEQLYRDLPVSVPAENKLVRRLYTEWLDGRDSDKARAMLHTSYHAVEKSDVALNIKW